TGATGTTCCAGGAGATGGTGAACCGGATCGGGGCCGACGTCCCCGGCATGCCCCGGATGCTCAAGTGGCTTTCGCCGCTCATCCCGCTGGCGGCCGGTCCGCTGCCCATCGTGTTCTTCTTCGGCGTGCTGGCCGGCGAGGAGCCCATCGACCACACCCAGAAGAACGTGTTGCGGGAAGGCCGCACCCTGCACCCCATCATGGAACGGGTGATGGCGATCCACGTCGCCGAGGAGGCGCGGCACATCTCGTTCGCGCACGAATACCTGCGCAAGCGGGTGCCGCACCTGCGGTCGCGTAAGCGCTTCATGCTCTCGCTGCACGTGCCGATCATCATGCGGGTGCTGTGTTCGGCGATCCTGAAGCCACCGCGCAGCTTCTGGCGCGAGTTCGACATCCCCAAGTCGGTCAAGCGGGAGGTGTTCTTCCGCTCCCCGGAGGCCCGGCAGATGCTGTCGGAGGTGTTCGCCGATGTGCGGATGCTGTGTCACGACACGGGGCTGATGAACCCGGTCGCCAAGCTGATCTGGCGCCTGTGCAAGATCGACGGCGCGCCGTCGCGCTACCGCAGTGAGCCGCAGCGGGCCCACCTGCGGGTGGCCGAGCAGATCCCGGCCTAGAGCGCGGAGGCCGGATGCCCCACGTCATCACCCAGTCGTGCTGCAGCGACGGGTCGTGCGTCTACGCGTGCCCGGTGAACTGCATTCATCCGTCACCGGATGAGCCAGGGTTCGCCACCACCGAGATGCTCTACATCGACCCGGACGCCTGCGTCGACTGCGGCGCCTGCGTCAGTGCCTGCCCGGTCGGTGCCATCGCGCCGGCGTCCCGGCTGACCGCGGACGAGCTGCCGTTCATCGAGTTGAACGCCGGCTTCTATCCGCCACGTCCGCCGGGGGAGAAGGTGCCGCCGACGTCCAAGCTGGCCCCGGTGATCCCTGCGCCGCAGGTGCGCACGGGCCGCACTCCGTTGACGGTTGCGATCGTCGGCTCCGGACCCGCGGCGATGTACGCCGCCGACGAGCTCCTCACGCAGCCCGACGTGCGGGTCAACGTGTTCGAGAAGCTGCCCACCCCTTACGGTCTGGTCCGCGCCGGGGTGGCTCCGGACCACCCGAGCACCAAGCGGGTGACCGCGCTGTTCGACCGGATCACCCGGCACAAGGGCTTCACGTTCTTCCTCAACGTCGAGGTGGGGGAGCACCTGCGGCACAGCGAGCTGCTGGAGCATCATCATGCGGTGCTCTACGCCGTGGGCGCGCCGAATGACCGCCGCCTCGACATCGACGGGATGGGGCTGCCGGGAACCGGGACCGCCACCGAGCTGGTGGCCTGGATCAACGGCCACCCGGACTTCACGGACCTGCCGGTACACCTCGACCACGAACGCGCAGTGGTCATCGGGAACGGCAACGTCGCCCTGGACGTGGCGCGCATCCTCACCGCCGACCCCGACGCCCTGGCGCGCACCGACATCGCCGACCACGCGCTGGCGCGGCTGCGGGATTCCCGCCTGCGCGAGGTCGTCATCGCGGCCCGGCGTGGCCCGGCGGACTCGGCCTTCACGCTGCCGGAGCTGATCGGGCTCACCGCGAAGGCCGAAGTGGTGCTCGACCCGGCCGACCAGGAACTGGTGCAACGCGACCTCGCGGCACTGGGCCCGGGCCCGGAGCACCGGCTCACCCGGGCCAAGTTGGAGGTGCTCAGCAAGCTGTCCAGCAGCGATGCCCCGCTGGGCCGCCCGCGCATCCGGCTGGCCTACCGGCTGACCCCGGCGCGGATCACCGGCACCGACCGCGCGGACGGCATCGAGTTCACCGTCACCGGCACCGACCGGCCCCATCGCATCGACGCCGGCATGGTGCTGACGTCCATCGGCTACCGCGGCAAGGCCGTACGCGACCTGCCGTTCGACGACGACGCCGCCGTCGTGCCCAACGACGGGGGCCGGGTGGTGGGGGCCCGCGGGGCCTACGTCGCCGGCTGGATCAAACGCGGACCGACCGGATTCATCGGCACCAACAAGTCCTGCGCGCTGCAGACCGTGCAGCAACTGGTCGCCGACTACAACGACGGGCTGCTCGCCGACCCGGCCGACCGGCCCGGCGCGCTCGCCAAGCTGGTGCAGGCGCGCCGGCCGGAGGTGGTGGACCTGGCCGGCTGGCGGGCCATCGACGCCGCCGAGATCGCCCGAGGCGGCGAGCTGCGGCCGCGCAACAAGTTCACCGACGTGCCGTCGATGCTCGCCGCCGCCGCAGCCGCGCCGAAACCCTCGGTACGGCAACGCATTCTGGCAGGTCTGCGCGGCTGAGACCGGCGCTAGCTGCCCTGCCCCGCGTACTGGCTGAGCTCCTCGGCGCTGACCTCGCGGACCGTCTCGGCCAACGACCACAGGTGGCCGAACGGGTCCTGCACCTGGCCGTACCGGTCGCCCCAGAACTGGTCCTCGGGTGGCATCACCACGGTGGCGCCGGCGTCGACGGCCTGCTGGAAGCGCCGGTCGACTTCGGTGACCTGAAGGTGGATGGTCACCGGCGAGCCGCCGAGGGCCTTCGGGGTGCTCGCTTTCCCGCCGGCCATCTCCGGGAAGTCGTCGTTGAGGAAGATCATGCTGCCGTTGATCACCACGGCGGCGTGGATCAGCTTGCCGTCCTGGCCGGGGATCCGCGCCATCTCGATGGCGTCGAAGGCCTTGACGTAGAAGTCGATCGCGGCGGCCGCGTCGTCGACCACCAGGTGCGGGACGACGGCGGTGTGGACGGCGGAGGCGTCGGGACAAGTCATTCGGGGGCTCCTAGCGTGCGTTGGTGGGCAATGCACGTATACAGACAGCCACCGACACCCAAACTCATCGTGCGACCGGCGGGTCAGCTCTTGGCGACGAGCTCCCAGCCTTCGACCTGCTGCGGGCGCCGCGGCGCCGGTCCCACGTAGATGGCCGCCGGCCGTACCAGCTTGCCCAGGCGCTTCTGTTCGAGGATGTGTGCGCACCAACCCGCCGTGCGGCCGCAGGTGAACATCGCCGGCATCATCTTCGGCGGCACGCCGGCGAAGTCCAGGATGACCGCGGCCCAGAACTCCACATTGGTCTCGATGGGGCGGTCCGGGCGGCGCTCCCGCAATTCGGCGAGCGCCGCCTGCTCGAGTTTGGCGGCCACCTCGTAGCGCGGCGCGCCGAGCCGCTCGGCGGTGGCCCGCAGCACGCGCGCCCGCGGGTCCTCGGCGCGGTACACGCGGTGGCCGAATCCCATCAGCTTCTCGTTGCGGTCGAGGATGCCCTTCACCACCGCGCGGGCGTCGTCGCTGCGCTCCACCTCTTCGATCATGGGCAGCACGCGGGCGGGGGCGCCGCCGTGCAAGGGGCCGCTCATCGCGCCGATCGCACCCGAGAGCGCCGCCGCCACGTCGGCACCGGTGGAGGCGATCACGCGGGCGGTGAACGTCGAGGCGTTCATGCCGTGCTCGGCCGCGGTCACCCAGTAGGCGTCGATGGCCTCCACGTGCCGCGGATCCGGCTCGCCCTGCCAGCGCGTCATGAACCTGGAGGTGACCGTGGGGCACTCGTCTATCACGCGCTGCGGGACGGCGGGTTGATAGATCCCACGCGCGGACTGCGCCACGTAGGACAGCGCCATCACCGAGGCCCGGGCCAGCTGATCGCGGGCGGTGTCGTCGTCGATGTCGAGCAGCGGCGCGTAGCCCCAGATCGGCGCCAGCATCGCCAGGCCTGCTTGCACGTCCACCCGGACGTCGCCGGTGTGGATCGGCAGCGGGAACGGTTCGGCCGGGGCCAGGCCGCGGCCGAACCGGCCGTCGACCAGCAGGCCCCAGGCGTCTGAGAAGGTCACCTTGTCGGCCACCAGGTCCTCGATGTCGACGCCGCGGTAGCGCAGCGCGCCGCCGTCTTTGTCGGGTTCGGCGATCTCCGTCTCAAAGGCGACCACGCCCTCCAGGCCGGGAACAAAATCCGTAGGTCCTGCAGTCATGGTGCCGATTCTCGCACTAGCGTTATGGGGATGGTTGAGCCGGAGGGTGCACGACTGAGAGGGATGCGGGTCGAGTACGGCTCCGTCGAGAAGGACGCCAGCGTGGACCTCGACGTCGACTGGTTGGGTGCCGACCCGTCGACTGGTTGGCTGACTTTGCTGAGGAGCTGGATCGCCCAGGCCGAACAGGCCGGTATCCCCGAGCCCAACGCCATGGTGCTGGCCACGGTGCGCGACGGCCTGCCGGTGTGCCGTTCGGTGCTGTGCAAGGGCGTCGGTGCCGACGGCATCACGTTCTACACCAACTACGAGTCGGCCAAAGCCGCCGAAATTGCCGGAACTCCCTATGCAGCGGTCACTTTCCCGTGGTACGCCCTCGGGCGTCAGGTGCACGTCCGAGGCGCGGTCACCAAGGTGGACGCCGAGGAGACCGCGGAGTATTGGTCCAAGCGTCCGCGGGGGGCGCAATTGGGAGCCTGGGCATCTCGTCAATCGCAGCCCATCGCCTCCCGCGCCGACCTGTTGACGCAGTT
This DNA window, taken from Mycolicibacterium sp. MU0050, encodes the following:
- the pdxH gene encoding pyridoxamine 5'-phosphate oxidase, with protein sequence MVEPEGARLRGMRVEYGSVEKDASVDLDVDWLGADPSTGWLTLLRSWIAQAEQAGIPEPNAMVLATVRDGLPVCRSVLCKGVGADGITFYTNYESAKAAEIAGTPYAAVTFPWYALGRQVHVRGAVTKVDAEETAEYWSKRPRGAQLGAWASRQSQPIASRADLLTQFAACADRFAALEQVPVPPHWGGYRIAADVVEFWQGRENRIHNRIRVLRADGPAGARRVERLQP
- a CDS encoding citrate synthase 2 translates to MTAGPTDFVPGLEGVVAFETEIAEPDKDGGALRYRGVDIEDLVADKVTFSDAWGLLVDGRFGRGLAPAEPFPLPIHTGDVRVDVQAGLAMLAPIWGYAPLLDIDDDTARDQLARASVMALSYVAQSARGIYQPAVPQRVIDECPTVTSRFMTRWQGEPDPRHVEAIDAYWVTAAEHGMNASTFTARVIASTGADVAAALSGAIGAMSGPLHGGAPARVLPMIEEVERSDDARAVVKGILDRNEKLMGFGHRVYRAEDPRARVLRATAERLGAPRYEVAAKLEQAALAELRERRPDRPIETNVEFWAAVILDFAGVPPKMMPAMFTCGRTAGWCAHILEQKRLGKLVRPAAIYVGPAPRRPQQVEGWELVAKS
- a CDS encoding 4Fe-4S binding protein — encoded protein: MPHVITQSCCSDGSCVYACPVNCIHPSPDEPGFATTEMLYIDPDACVDCGACVSACPVGAIAPASRLTADELPFIELNAGFYPPRPPGEKVPPTSKLAPVIPAPQVRTGRTPLTVAIVGSGPAAMYAADELLTQPDVRVNVFEKLPTPYGLVRAGVAPDHPSTKRVTALFDRITRHKGFTFFLNVEVGEHLRHSELLEHHHAVLYAVGAPNDRRLDIDGMGLPGTGTATELVAWINGHPDFTDLPVHLDHERAVVIGNGNVALDVARILTADPDALARTDIADHALARLRDSRLREVVIAARRGPADSAFTLPELIGLTAKAEVVLDPADQELVQRDLAALGPGPEHRLTRAKLEVLSKLSSSDAPLGRPRIRLAYRLTPARITGTDRADGIEFTVTGTDRPHRIDAGMVLTSIGYRGKAVRDLPFDDDAAVVPNDGGRVVGARGAYVAGWIKRGPTGFIGTNKSCALQTVQQLVADYNDGLLADPADRPGALAKLVQARRPEVVDLAGWRAIDAAEIARGGELRPRNKFTDVPSMLAAAAAAPKPSVRQRILAGLRG
- a CDS encoding VOC family protein, yielding MTCPDASAVHTAVVPHLVVDDAAAAIDFYVKAFDAIEMARIPGQDGKLIHAAVVINGSMIFLNDDFPEMAGGKASTPKALGGSPVTIHLQVTEVDRRFQQAVDAGATVVMPPEDQFWGDRYGQVQDPFGHLWSLAETVREVSAEELSQYAGQGS
- a CDS encoding diiron oxygenase, with product MARTKMIRRWRRNMDVLDDQPYVDMLTTLSEGSVRRNFNPYTDIDWDSPEFAVTPNDPRWVLTDTDPLGRHPWYQAQPLERQIEIGMWRQANVAKVGLHFESILIRGLMNYAFWVPNGSPEYRYCLHESVEECNHTMMFQEMVNRIGADVPGMPRMLKWLSPLIPLAAGPLPIVFFFGVLAGEEPIDHTQKNVLREGRTLHPIMERVMAIHVAEEARHISFAHEYLRKRVPHLRSRKRFMLSLHVPIIMRVLCSAILKPPRSFWREFDIPKSVKREVFFRSPEARQMLSEVFADVRMLCHDTGLMNPVAKLIWRLCKIDGAPSRYRSEPQRAHLRVAEQIPA